From the genome of Natrinema marinum:
ACGATGTCATCACCCGTCAGTACCACCCCGAAGCGAACCCTGGCCCCGAAGACACCCTCGACTTCTTCGACGACGTGCTCGCCATGGCTTCCGGGCGAGCGGACACGCAGGCGGTTCCCGCCGACGACTGAGCGGTCCGAGCTCGCCTCGGTGGGTATCAGTCGCACCCGATCGCTCTCTTTGTCGACCGTTGGATATGCGACGAGTGCGGAATCCGCAACGCGATCGGCATCCAACCCTCGAGGTCACCTCTCCCGCGGCGCTACTTCTCGTAGACTCCCTCGTACGCCACGAGTCCACTTTCGGTTCTGACGGTGATCATGACCCACTCCGTATCGATGGTGGCAGCCCCATCGGGTTCAACGTCGACGGTCGCCAGTAACTGATCGTCTCTGACGGTGAGATACAGCGTCTCTCCCGGTTCGAACGCCTCGTCCACGCTCGCCCCGTAATAGTTCGCACCGATCGAAGACAACGAGACCGTCGCGTTTTCGGGTATCGGCTCGCCCGATTCCAGCGCGAGTGCGATGGGGTCTCCGTCATCGATCGAAATCGACGCTTCGGGAGCCCGCTCGAACCCTTCGTCGACCCACCCCGGTCTCCCGAGTTCGCTCTCGCCGACGCCCGAGAACGTCGTTTCCACCGCGACCGATTCGGTGTTGCCGTTCCTCGTCTCCCCCTCGAATTCGTACGCGTAGCGTTCGATGCCGTCGTCGGAAACGGTGACCGTCGCGGCGAACTCGCCGTACTCGTCCACCAACGGATACAGTTGCTCGAGGTCGTCGCCCATCTCCGTCCCTTCGTAGGTGACGGCCGTCGAACCGTCGGTTTCCTCGACATCGATCAGTTCGTACCCCGAAACTCCCAGCACGGCTTCAAGTTCGTCGCGGATATTCTGCTCGGCCGTCGTGCGCATCCCCGGTCCGCTTTCGACCCGGTATCGTTCGTTCGAATCGACGGTCCGGCGAATGAGCGTCTCGTTCCCCGTCTCCGTGAACAGCCAGGTTTTCTCCGT
Proteins encoded in this window:
- a CDS encoding DUF7537 family lipoprotein, with amino-acid sequence MYSFMNKSVIMIVVVVVIAMTAGCAGVLDGGTTSEDDDGEGETGVATKDEASEAIDYPDGTGKSGLDASKLESRQETVLENRSYTVETHETIEYDTETYEESITLTVDGEQKMQKTKYDFTPLTEDSMFVSSTEKTWLFTETGNETLIRRTVDSNERYRVESGPGMRTTAEQNIRDELEAVLGVSGYELIDVEETDGSTAVTYEGTEMGDDLEQLYPLVDEYGEFAATVTVSDDGIERYAYEFEGETRNGNTESVAVETTFSGVGESELGRPGWVDEGFERAPEASISIDDGDPIALALESGEPIPENATVSLSSIGANYYGASVDEAFEPGETLYLTVRDDQLLATVDVEPDGAATIDTEWVMITVRTESGLVAYEGVYEK